Proteins co-encoded in one Bacteroidota bacterium genomic window:
- a CDS encoding TraR/DksA family transcriptional regulator yields MTTERYNDKELAEFKQLILNKLSQANRDFELMKDTLSHRDNNGTDDTSPTFKLLEDGSDVLSKEETAQLAARQQKYIQNLENALIRIENKTYGICRETGKLISKERLRSVPHATLSIEAKLQQN; encoded by the coding sequence ATAACTACTGAGCGTTACAACGACAAAGAGCTTGCGGAGTTTAAGCAACTTATTTTAAACAAGTTATCACAGGCAAATCGTGATTTCGAGTTAATGAAAGATACCTTGTCTCATCGTGACAATAATGGAACTGACGACACCTCTCCAACTTTTAAATTGCTGGAAGACGGATCGGACGTGCTTTCGAAGGAAGAAACAGCACAATTGGCTGCACGTCAGCAAAAATACATTCAAAACCTTGAAAACGCATTGATTCGAATTGAGAATAAAACATACGGTATTTGTCGAGAAACCGGTAAGCTTATTTCTAAAGAACGACTGCGAAGTGTTCCTCACGCAACCCTTAGTATTGAAGCAAAATTGCAACAGAACTAA
- a CDS encoding lipoprotein signal peptidase — protein MKLNLVKKPVLLILLVLFLDQALKIWVKTHMLLGEEIHLAGNWAILHFTENNGMAFGMEFAGNYGKLFLSLFRIVAVLGLGYYIYWLNKMKAKTGLVLSFALIFAGAFGNILDSVFYGKLFSESYHQVAQLLPSNGGYTGLLHGKVVDMFYFPILEGHFPAWFPFWGSEEFIFFRPVFNLADFSISVGVGIILVFQKSFFLDNNFTIATDKVEEPETTATSDTN, from the coding sequence ATTAAACTTAACCTAGTGAAAAAGCCGGTTTTATTGATTTTGCTTGTATTGTTTCTCGACCAAGCCTTAAAGATTTGGGTTAAAACACACATGTTACTTGGCGAAGAGATTCACCTAGCGGGCAATTGGGCGATATTGCATTTTACCGAAAACAATGGGATGGCATTTGGGATGGAGTTTGCTGGAAACTATGGTAAATTGTTTTTAAGCTTGTTTCGCATTGTAGCGGTTTTGGGCTTGGGCTACTATATCTATTGGTTAAACAAGATGAAAGCTAAAACTGGCCTTGTATTAAGTTTTGCCCTTATTTTTGCAGGAGCATTTGGGAATATCTTAGACAGTGTTTTTTACGGAAAATTGTTTTCGGAAAGCTATCATCAGGTTGCGCAACTTTTACCTTCGAATGGTGGATACACCGGTTTGTTGCACGGAAAAGTTGTAGACATGTTTTATTTCCCAATTTTAGAAGGACATTTTCCTGCTTGGTTCCCGTTTTGGGGCTCTGAAGAATTTATTTTTTTTAGGCCGGTTTTCAATCTTGCAGATTTCTCTATTTCGGTAGGAGTGGGGATAATTCTCGTTTTTCAAAAAAGCTTTTTTCTCGACAACAACTTTACCATTGCAACCGACAAAGTAGAGGAGCCGGAAACAACAGCGACTTCTGATACCAATTAA
- a CDS encoding ABC transporter ATP-binding protein, which translates to MLEIKNLRTEFRTENETVTAVNGISFSVNKGETIGIVGESGSGKSVTSLSLMRLIASPPGKITGGEMLFNSATQGTVDLATLSEKQLRKLRGNEIAMIFQEPMTSLNPVYTCGNQVMESLLLHKNLSSSAAKARTIELFKEVQLPRPEQLFDSYPHQLSGGQKQRVMIAMAISCNPSLLIADEPTTALDVTVQKSILELLQKLQQQYQMGILFITHDLGVIAELADKVIVMYRGSIVEQGAVKDIFTKPQHPYTKGLLACRPPMHVRLKRLPVVSDFMITDTSGLLVENKASVTDLTQQLVITDDERAARLSKLYAQEPLLQLKNLKTYFPISKGIFGKVTDYVKAVDSITFDVYPGETLGLVGESGCGKTTLGRSILRLVEPTAGEIIYKGVNIRNLSYEEMRKMRKEMQLIFQDPYSSLNPRLTIGKAIMEPMQVHKVLANDHDRKNKVIELLERVSMSEKHFNRYPHEFSGGQRQRICIARALALSPKFIICDESVSALDVSVQAQVLNLLNELRAEFGFTYIFISHDLSVVKFMSDRMVVMNKGVIEEMGDADAIYNHPQSEYTKKLISAIPKGISSVKPVNS; encoded by the coding sequence TTGCTCGAAATAAAAAATTTGCGTACCGAATTTCGTACCGAAAACGAAACGGTTACTGCCGTTAATGGAATTTCTTTTTCTGTAAACAAAGGCGAAACTATTGGTATTGTTGGAGAATCGGGATCCGGAAAATCCGTTACCTCTCTTTCGCTCATGCGTTTAATTGCTTCACCTCCCGGCAAAATTACCGGAGGTGAAATGCTTTTTAACTCAGCAACTCAAGGTACTGTTGACCTTGCAACCCTATCTGAAAAACAGTTGCGAAAACTGCGTGGTAATGAAATTGCCATGATTTTTCAGGAACCGATGACCTCACTTAATCCAGTATACACCTGTGGAAATCAAGTGATGGAATCCTTATTGTTGCACAAAAACCTTTCAAGCTCTGCCGCCAAGGCGCGTACAATCGAATTGTTCAAAGAAGTACAACTCCCAAGGCCTGAGCAACTATTTGACAGCTATCCTCATCAACTTTCAGGAGGTCAAAAACAACGCGTAATGATTGCTATGGCAATTTCCTGTAACCCCTCTTTGTTAATTGCCGACGAACCAACAACAGCTCTTGATGTTACCGTTCAAAAGAGCATTCTCGAATTGTTGCAAAAATTGCAGCAGCAGTATCAAATGGGAATTCTCTTTATTACTCACGACCTTGGCGTTATTGCTGAGCTTGCCGACAAAGTAATTGTTATGTACCGAGGAAGCATTGTGGAACAAGGTGCTGTTAAAGATATTTTTACCAAGCCGCAACATCCCTATACAAAAGGACTATTGGCCTGTAGGCCCCCTATGCACGTGCGATTGAAGCGATTGCCGGTTGTTTCCGATTTTATGATTACTGACACCAGTGGATTGCTTGTTGAAAACAAAGCTTCTGTTACCGATTTAACCCAGCAATTGGTAATTACTGACGATGAAAGAGCGGCCCGTTTGAGCAAGCTATATGCGCAAGAACCCTTGCTTCAATTAAAAAATTTAAAAACATACTTCCCCATTAGCAAAGGCATTTTTGGAAAAGTAACCGACTACGTAAAAGCTGTTGACTCTATTACTTTTGATGTATACCCCGGTGAAACGCTGGGTTTAGTGGGCGAATCGGGCTGTGGAAAAACCACCTTAGGACGAAGTATATTACGCCTTGTTGAGCCTACTGCCGGTGAAATAATTTACAAGGGTGTGAACATCCGCAATTTATCGTACGAGGAAATGCGAAAAATGCGCAAGGAAATGCAATTGATCTTTCAAGACCCATACTCTTCGCTTAACCCAAGACTTACAATTGGAAAAGCCATTATGGAGCCGATGCAGGTGCACAAGGTACTTGCAAACGACCACGATCGGAAAAATAAGGTAATTGAGTTACTCGAACGTGTTAGCATGAGTGAAAAACACTTTAATCGCTATCCTCATGAGTTTTCCGGGGGACAACGCCAACGCATTTGTATTGCTAGGGCATTGGCATTGAGCCCCAAATTTATTATTTGTGATGAATCGGTTTCTGCTTTGGATGTTTCGGTGCAGGCACAAGTATTGAACCTATTGAATGAACTGCGTGCCGAATTTGGTTTTACCTACATTTTTATTTCGCACGATTTATCGGTTGTAAAATTTATGAGCGATCGAATGGTAGTAATGAACAAAGGTGTTATAGAGGAAATGGGCGATGCTGATGCAATTTACAATCACCCACAAAGTGAATATACTAAAAAGCTAATTAGCGCAATACCTAAAGGAATTAGCAGTGTTAAGCCTGTTAACTCTTAA
- a CDS encoding 3'-5' exonuclease, which yields MQSTYSLQNVLFLDIETVPVVYEYSQLTDDARALWDAKFRFLRTEGNTAEVDYSKAGIYAEFAKIVCISTGYIFHQNNTKQFKLKSFYWADEKKLLLDFCKYLQSFPSKKNLLLCAHNGKEFDFPFIARRLLINGIKLPACLSLAGKKPWEVPHLDTLELWKFGDYKNFTSLNLLAFIFHIPTPKDDIDGSQVAKVYWEEKNLKRIVRYCEKDVVTVAQLLLRFNHENLIDEKNVFAAE from the coding sequence GTGCAATCTACTTACTCTTTGCAAAATGTTTTGTTTCTTGATATAGAAACAGTTCCTGTTGTTTATGAATATTCGCAACTAACAGATGATGCTCGTGCATTGTGGGATGCTAAGTTCCGCTTTTTAAGAACCGAGGGAAACACTGCTGAAGTAGACTATTCCAAAGCCGGTATTTATGCTGAGTTTGCTAAAATCGTATGCATTTCAACGGGTTATATTTTTCATCAAAATAACACTAAACAGTTTAAGCTAAAATCCTTCTACTGGGCTGATGAAAAAAAATTACTCCTTGATTTTTGTAAGTATCTTCAGTCCTTCCCTTCTAAAAAAAACTTATTGCTTTGCGCTCATAATGGCAAAGAATTCGACTTTCCCTTTATTGCCCGTCGTTTGCTAATTAACGGCATAAAACTACCTGCATGTCTTAGTTTGGCCGGTAAAAAACCCTGGGAAGTTCCTCATCTCGACACCTTAGAGCTGTGGAAGTTTGGCGATTATAAAAATTTTACTTCGTTAAATTTGCTTGCTTTTATATTTCATATTCCAACTCCCAAAGACGACATCGATGGAAGCCAAGTAGCCAAGGTGTATTGGGAAGAAAAAAATTTAAAACGTATTGTGCGATATTGTGAAAAAGATGTTGTCACTGTAGCGCAGCTTCTATTACGATTCAATCATGAAAACCTGATTGACGAAAAAAATGTTTTTGCAGCAGAGTAA
- a CDS encoding glycosyltransferase family 2 protein: MYQNKKVIVVLPAYNAAKTLEKTVNDIPKNIVDELVLVDDNSSDSTIDIAMKIGIKHIIKHEKNKGYGGNQKTCYKKALELEADIVIMLHPDYQYTPLLIESMVAIIGNGLYPVVLGSRILGKGALLGGMPLYKYIANRMLTFIQNLLLNQKLSEYHTGYRAYQKEVLQRINFENNSDDFIFDNEIIAQIFYAGFEIGEITCPTKYFKEASSIGFLRSAKYGIGVLWVSLLYRLTKMGIYQWRLLKY, translated from the coding sequence ATGTATCAAAATAAAAAAGTGATAGTAGTTTTACCAGCCTACAATGCAGCAAAAACACTTGAAAAAACAGTTAACGACATACCAAAAAACATTGTCGACGAGCTTGTTTTGGTAGACGACAATAGCAGCGATTCAACCATTGATATAGCTATGAAAATTGGCATAAAACACATTATTAAACATGAAAAAAACAAAGGCTATGGAGGTAATCAAAAAACATGTTATAAAAAAGCCCTTGAGCTAGAAGCAGATATTGTTATTATGCTTCACCCCGATTATCAATACACTCCTCTTTTGATAGAATCAATGGTTGCCATTATTGGTAATGGTTTGTATCCGGTGGTGTTGGGCTCACGCATTCTGGGAAAAGGTGCTCTATTAGGAGGTATGCCGCTGTATAAATATATCGCAAATCGCATGCTTACCTTTATCCAAAATTTGCTTCTTAATCAAAAGCTTTCTGAATATCATACTGGCTACCGTGCTTATCAAAAGGAAGTCTTGCAAAGAATCAATTTTGAAAACAATTCCGATGATTTTATTTTTGACAATGAAATCATAGCTCAGATATTTTATGCCGGATTCGAAATTGGAGAAATTACATGTCCTACGAAGTATTTTAAAGAAGCATCTAGTATAGGCTTTTTAAGAAGCGCAAAGTATGGTATTGGTGTATTATGGGTTTCACTTTTATATCGATTAACAAAGATGGGGATTTACCAATGGCGATTGTTGAAATATTAA
- a CDS encoding MBOAT family protein, with amino-acid sequence MVFSSSIFLLYFLPLFFIGYYLLPVKFKNIFLLFSSVFFYSWGAPKFIFVIIGTTILDFFLVRKMYYAEKKWHQKLFLVLSLSMNLGLLFYFKYFNFFIENWNEVLYATGFEEWDWTKLLLPIGISFYTFETVTYVVDVYRRVHAPLKNFWDYQLYIILFPKLIAGPIIRFHEIADQITDRSQNDTASFKLSGLIRFVLGLSKKVLIANVMGAYADQVFALNSNDLSSLGAWLGVLAYTFQIYFDFSGYSDMALGLGMMLGFVFPENFNNPYTAQSITDFWRRWHITLGSWMRNYLYIPLGGNKVSKSRLYFNLWLVFLASGFWHGASWNFIVWGAFHGFFLVIERAFLLRWLENIPSLFKTLLTFIVVMTGWVFFRLEAFDDSVQYISKMFSFKGMFTELHPLTAEVKTIFTLALLFAFFTLTKKGQRIQDWFYARSHGIKAYLFLSIVSILLFSLSLASITGTGFNPFIYFRF; translated from the coding sequence ATGGTATTCAGTAGCAGTATTTTTCTTCTTTATTTTTTACCCTTGTTTTTTATTGGTTATTATTTACTGCCGGTAAAATTTAAAAACATTTTCTTACTTTTTTCCAGTGTTTTCTTTTACAGTTGGGGAGCTCCAAAATTCATATTTGTAATCATTGGAACCACTATACTGGATTTTTTTCTGGTTCGTAAAATGTATTATGCAGAAAAAAAATGGCATCAAAAACTATTTCTTGTGCTCTCCCTGAGTATGAACCTTGGGCTGTTGTTTTACTTTAAATACTTTAATTTTTTTATCGAAAACTGGAATGAGGTATTGTATGCAACCGGTTTTGAAGAGTGGGATTGGACAAAATTACTTCTCCCAATTGGAATTTCCTTTTACACCTTCGAAACTGTAACTTATGTAGTTGATGTATACCGAAGGGTTCATGCACCATTGAAGAATTTTTGGGACTATCAACTCTACATTATTTTGTTTCCTAAACTCATCGCTGGCCCCATCATTCGCTTTCACGAAATTGCCGACCAAATTACCGATCGCTCTCAAAACGACACCGCATCCTTTAAACTCAGCGGATTGATTCGTTTCGTGCTTGGGTTGTCAAAAAAAGTACTAATAGCCAATGTTATGGGTGCTTATGCCGATCAGGTTTTTGCACTAAACAGTAACGACCTTTCTTCGTTGGGAGCATGGTTGGGAGTTTTAGCATATACCTTTCAAATTTATTTCGACTTTTCGGGTTATTCAGATATGGCTTTAGGCTTGGGAATGATGCTGGGTTTTGTTTTTCCCGAGAACTTTAACAACCCCTACACAGCGCAAAGTATCACCGATTTCTGGCGACGCTGGCACATCACCTTGGGCTCATGGATGCGCAACTATTTGTACATACCATTAGGCGGAAATAAGGTATCTAAAAGCCGCTTGTATTTTAATCTTTGGTTGGTGTTTTTAGCCTCGGGTTTCTGGCACGGTGCCTCTTGGAACTTTATTGTCTGGGGCGCCTTTCATGGATTTTTTTTAGTGATAGAACGAGCCTTTTTATTACGCTGGCTTGAGAACATTCCCTCACTTTTTAAAACTTTATTAACTTTTATCGTAGTTATGACCGGGTGGGTGTTTTTTAGGCTGGAAGCTTTTGATGATTCGGTACAGTATATATCCAAAATGTTTTCGTTTAAAGGGATGTTTACCGAATTGCATCCTTTAACAGCCGAAGTAAAAACAATTTTTACACTTGCGTTGCTATTTGCCTTTTTTACTCTTACAAAAAAAGGACAACGGATACAAGATTGGTTTTATGCAAGATCGCACGGCATTAAGGCTTATTTATTTTTATCCATCGTCAGTATTTTATTGTTTTCGCTCAGTCTTGCATCTATCACCGGCACAGGATTTAACCCGTTTATTTATTTCAGATTTTAA
- a CDS encoding MBOAT family protein: MVFSSIVFLLYFLPAFLLLYFITPSKLKNLVILFSSILFYAWGAPLFIFVILGTTTLDFFLVRVMHNSANDKKRKFFLVLSLCLNLGLLFYFKYCNFFVDNFNVLLNVLGVNGVKWTAVVLPIGISFYTFESLTYAIDVYRRVHKPLSNFWNYQMYIILFPKLIAGPIVRYHEISDQVSDRSANYTIDNILAGFYRFCIGLGKKVFIANVMAAKADLIFSSDLATITAGTAWLGALAYTFQIYFDFSGYSDMAIGLGKMMGFKFPENFNNPYTSQSITEFWRRWHMTLGNWMRNYLYIPLGGSKVESRSRLYFNLWFVFLASGFWHGAAWTFIIWGIYHGIWLVLERAFLLKIYQKIGPIASTLLCFVLVLIGWVFFRANSFSFALGMVKKMGNFNFYIDGALLDTQFLFFAALAILFSFFTAFSTGQKIQQKVYSSSFSILGNAGMAIASLLLFTLCVAAITSSNFNPFIYFRF, from the coding sequence ATGGTATTTAGCAGCATTGTTTTTCTTCTTTATTTTTTACCGGCCTTTCTTCTGCTCTACTTTATTACGCCTTCTAAACTCAAAAATCTGGTCATCCTTTTTAGCAGTATTTTGTTTTATGCATGGGGAGCTCCACTATTTATTTTTGTAATACTCGGTACTACCACTCTCGACTTTTTTTTGGTTAGAGTCATGCACAATTCTGCCAATGACAAAAAACGAAAGTTCTTTTTAGTTCTTTCTCTTTGTCTTAATCTTGGCTTACTTTTTTATTTTAAATATTGCAATTTTTTTGTTGATAATTTCAATGTGCTTTTGAATGTATTAGGCGTAAACGGGGTGAAATGGACAGCGGTAGTATTGCCGATTGGTATCTCATTTTACACATTCGAGAGTTTAACTTACGCGATTGATGTATACAGACGTGTTCACAAACCACTTTCTAATTTTTGGAATTATCAAATGTACATTATTCTATTTCCAAAACTAATTGCCGGACCCATTGTTCGATACCACGAAATATCGGATCAGGTAAGCGATCGTTCTGCCAATTATACCATTGATAATATACTCGCCGGCTTTTATCGTTTTTGTATTGGCTTGGGAAAAAAGGTATTTATAGCAAATGTGATGGCCGCAAAAGCTGACCTTATTTTTTCGTCAGACCTTGCAACAATCACCGCCGGAACAGCTTGGTTGGGGGCACTGGCTTATACTTTTCAAATTTATTTTGACTTTTCAGGATACTCCGATATGGCAATTGGTTTGGGTAAGATGATGGGTTTTAAATTTCCTGAAAATTTTAACAACCCTTACACTTCACAAAGCATAACTGAATTTTGGCGCCGCTGGCACATGACATTAGGCAACTGGATGCGTAACTATTTGTACATTCCCTTGGGAGGTAGTAAAGTAGAATCAAGGTCTCGTTTGTATTTTAATTTGTGGTTTGTGTTTTTGGCCTCCGGGTTTTGGCACGGTGCTGCTTGGACTTTTATAATCTGGGGTATTTATCATGGTATTTGGCTGGTGCTCGAACGTGCTTTTTTGCTTAAAATCTATCAAAAAATTGGGCCAATTGCCTCTACCCTTTTGTGTTTTGTTTTGGTGCTAATTGGTTGGGTTTTCTTTAGAGCCAATTCTTTTTCATTCGCACTTGGAATGGTAAAAAAAATGGGCAACTTTAATTTCTACATCGATGGAGCATTGCTCGATACACAGTTTTTGTTTTTTGCTGCACTGGCAATTCTCTTTTCTTTTTTTACGGCATTTTCTACGGGTCAAAAAATTCAGCAAAAGGTGTATTCCAGCAGTTTTAGTATTTTAGGAAATGCAGGCATGGCAATCGCATCGCTACTTTTGTTTACACTTTGCGTTGCGGCAATTACCTCAAGTAACTTTAATCCTTTTATTTATTTCAGATTCTAG
- a CDS encoding glycosyltransferase family 2 protein, translated as MLLSIIIPAYNEGKTIHLILDRIKSAKLPQLFEKEIIIVNDCSKDNTEEAILTYKGVNPTMAIKYIKHERNQGKGAALHSGIRAAGGDYIIIQDADLEYNPDEYASLFEPIFLAKADVVYGSRFIGGKPHRILFFWHSIGNKFLTALSNMFTNLNLSDMETCYKLFDAKLIKSVRLNEMRFGFEPEVTAKISRIPNIRIYEVGISYYGRTYEEGKKIGWKDGFRAIYCILKYGLFKAK; from the coding sequence ATGCTCTTGTCCATTATTATTCCTGCCTATAACGAAGGCAAAACCATCCATTTAATACTTGATCGAATCAAATCGGCAAAGCTCCCACAGCTTTTTGAAAAGGAAATTATTATAGTTAATGATTGCTCAAAAGATAACACCGAAGAAGCCATACTAACTTACAAAGGAGTAAACCCAACTATGGCTATTAAATACATTAAACATGAAAGAAACCAAGGAAAAGGGGCGGCGTTGCATTCAGGTATTCGGGCAGCAGGAGGGGATTACATTATCATACAAGACGCTGATTTAGAATATAACCCTGATGAATATGCTAGTTTGTTTGAACCCATATTTTTGGCAAAAGCAGATGTTGTATACGGAAGTCGTTTTATAGGAGGAAAACCACACCGCATCTTATTTTTTTGGCACTCGATTGGAAATAAATTTTTAACAGCGCTTTCAAACATGTTTACAAATTTGAACCTTTCCGATATGGAAACTTGCTATAAGCTCTTTGATGCAAAACTGATAAAGAGTGTTCGTTTGAATGAGATGCGATTTGGTTTCGAACCAGAGGTAACTGCAAAAATATCTCGAATTCCCAATATTCGTATTTATGAAGTTGGTATTTCATATTATGGAAGGACCTATGAGGAGGGAAAAAAAATTGGATGGAAAGACGGTTTTAGAGCAATTTACTGTATTCTAAAATATGGCTTGTTTAAAGCAAAGTAA